A genomic region of Leptospira terpstrae serovar Hualin str. LT 11-33 = ATCC 700639 contains the following coding sequences:
- a CDS encoding FG-GAP repeat protein — protein sequence MLRSLLMRKITGILLLLFYGSCNPLTLNNPCDQKSKAYIETLLLASVSEIPIPFCGFSVGNSPKLWETQAYLKASNADANDGFGYSVAVSGDIIVVGAAGESSNQTTITNGPAASTNNSALTSGAAFVFFRK from the coding sequence ATGCTTCGTTCGTTATTGATGAGAAAAATCACAGGTATATTGCTGCTTCTTTTTTACGGAAGTTGTAATCCATTAACATTAAATAACCCCTGCGATCAAAAATCAAAAGCATATATAGAGACCTTGTTACTCGCTTCCGTATCGGAAATTCCTATTCCCTTTTGTGGATTTAGCGTTGGTAATTCGCCCAAACTCTGGGAAACACAGGCCTATCTCAAAGCATCGAATGCAGATGCAAATGATGGCTTCGGATATTCCGTAGCCGTCTCTGGTGATATAATCGTGGTGGGAGCTGCAGGTGAGTCAAGTAACCAAACGACAATTACGAATGGACCCGCTGCGAGTACAAACAATTCAGCTTTAACGTCTGGTGCAGCCTTTGTGTTTTTTAGAAAGTAA
- a CDS encoding DUF5777 family beta-barrel protein yields MAVSKMKYNYFRFLVSFSFLMFVFPTLAQEQRKTAFLGSSLIHMPSTEDVGKKSIDFRFNHRFGDAKSTSYDFFGLDNGTNTQLSLDYGITDRISVGIARTSYQKTYEARSKVRLLTQDSDFPLTISFFGAFGQDTSKQEQFFGPYLKPSTGISSIDSNLEKQLNTYELSYTDRQSYLSSFLISRRFNDLFSIQLSPMFVHRNYVKDNLSNDRTGMDISFRIHLFKRLDFTFGTILTPKRDYIGDSYTTESQKTKIDGTKYSTAEVNDLIANGRLNDAYINNVLLSKPVEYATVPFSTGIDFETGGHVFQFFVTNSRTIAHTQLLRGADYDYNKKEWTIGFNIHRYFSLDTSD; encoded by the coding sequence ATGGCAGTATCAAAAATGAAATATAATTATTTTCGTTTTTTGGTTTCATTCTCCTTTCTAATGTTTGTTTTTCCAACTCTTGCGCAAGAACAAAGAAAGACTGCATTTTTAGGAAGCAGTTTGATTCATATGCCGAGCACCGAAGATGTTGGTAAAAAAAGTATAGACTTTCGATTCAATCATAGGTTCGGTGATGCAAAATCAACTTCTTATGATTTTTTTGGTTTGGATAATGGAACGAATACTCAACTATCCTTGGATTACGGAATCACAGATCGGATCTCTGTAGGAATTGCGAGGACTTCGTATCAAAAAACTTATGAAGCCAGATCCAAAGTTAGACTGTTGACTCAGGATTCTGACTTTCCTTTGACCATCAGTTTTTTCGGAGCCTTTGGGCAAGATACTTCAAAACAAGAACAATTTTTTGGTCCTTATCTGAAACCATCCACAGGAATTTCAAGTATAGACTCAAATCTCGAAAAACAATTAAATACTTATGAATTGAGTTATACGGATAGACAAAGTTATCTTTCTTCTTTTTTGATTTCGCGAAGATTCAATGATTTATTTTCAATTCAGTTATCTCCTATGTTTGTACATAGAAATTATGTAAAAGACAATCTATCCAACGATCGAACTGGAATGGATATTTCGTTTCGGATTCATCTTTTTAAACGATTGGATTTTACATTTGGTACCATTCTCACTCCCAAACGAGATTACATTGGTGATTCATATACAACAGAAAGTCAAAAGACAAAAATTGATGGAACCAAATATTCTACTGCAGAGGTAAATGATTTGATTGCAAATGGCAGGTTGAATGACGCCTATATAAACAATGTTTTACTTTCAAAACCTGTGGAATATGCAACAGTTCCATTTAGTACTGGAATTGATTTTGAAACTGGAGGTCATGTTTTTCAGTTCTTTGTCACAAACAGTCGAACAATTGCACACACACAACTGCTACGGGGTGCAGATTACGATTACAATAAAAAGGAATGGACAATAGGATTTAATATCCACCGATATTTTTCCTTGGATACATCAGACTAA
- a CDS encoding YceI family protein, producing MLDPQRRKSLIFTQAKLGVLLSLITVSNLFAEKKTNDLVVKEANVKFLSEAPQETIQGMVSKVEGFANLETKKILIQVDLRALKVPNRMMNNHMHENYLETEIHSITSFTGTITKWDLKSKQVVIEGEITLHGVTKRNIKIQGNIEEREKDYSIRADFEILLSDFNIEIPKLVILKLNEKIQIQTEIVWQYQK from the coding sequence TTGTTGGACCCTCAAAGGAGGAAATCCTTGATCTTCACTCAAGCTAAATTGGGTGTTCTTCTTTCACTAATAACAGTTAGCAATCTTTTCGCTGAAAAAAAGACAAATGATTTGGTTGTGAAAGAAGCCAATGTAAAATTTTTGAGCGAGGCTCCACAGGAAACCATTCAAGGAATGGTTTCCAAAGTGGAAGGTTTTGCAAATTTAGAGACCAAAAAAATTCTGATTCAAGTCGATTTAAGAGCCTTAAAGGTTCCAAATCGGATGATGAACAATCATATGCACGAGAATTATCTCGAAACGGAAATTCATTCCATCACTTCTTTCACGGGAACCATAACAAAATGGGATCTAAAATCTAAACAAGTAGTAATCGAAGGGGAAATCACACTTCACGGAGTTACTAAAAGGAATATTAAGATCCAAGGAAACATTGAGGAAAGGGAGAAAGATTATTCTATCCGTGCAGATTTCGAAATCTTACTTTCAGATTTTAATATCGAAATTCCTAAATTAGTGATTTTAAAACTTAATGAAAAAATTCAAATTCAAACAGAAATTGTATGGCAGTATCAAAAATGA
- a CDS encoding LIC11213 family lipoprotein has translation MFLFLFCILLVSAYCKNEKSSDKEGILQYYALLLGSSAPLTNITDADCTDPAPAFATLAQAGTTASCSNCHNAGNANAGFDITSFNSTLNRVTVGNPRGSLLFNKINSGSMRIYNNNSINKAIYCWTLKGGNP, from the coding sequence ATGTTTCTCTTTTTGTTTTGTATCTTATTAGTATCTGCATATTGTAAAAACGAGAAGAGTTCAGACAAAGAAGGGATTTTACAATATTACGCGCTGTTATTAGGTTCTAGTGCACCACTGACCAATATTACTGATGCAGATTGTACGGATCCTGCACCCGCATTCGCAACTCTTGCTCAAGCTGGAACGACCGCTAGTTGTTCTAATTGTCATAACGCAGGAAATGCAAATGCTGGTTTTGATATTACATCATTTAACAGTACACTAAATAGGGTCACAGTGGGTAATCCGAGAGGAAGTTTGTTATTTAATAAGATCAATTCAGGATCGATGAGAATATACAATAATAATTCGATCAACAAAGCGATTTATTGTTGGACCCTCAAAGGAGGAAATCCTTGA
- a CDS encoding LA_0442/LA_0875 N-terminal domain-containing protein, translating to MKIMIPLWFAALFFANLSLRSETILLKSGEKWEGSVLAQDKDSVTVKLADGNTKVFSKSVIQKVSFGKKSESSTLKKEPQISEKEKKIKEEKELAEKQKQEAEDLKAKEGKQKIREEQLSNAKRHYLEGSFGVGSGESQSELRPFFQTIQLAGLIFGSGGQVELQSTPYKTKNQSGTARLFYAWDRFTFEIRGTEAKGNFDVGGLQTLSYGSGGGSSTSTDSTTNVLLGNGETKFQKFSSRVGFTPYPHPVLDLQILAGVERIWTKTTQEVDSVGGITATGMNPNRVSYRETDNSLKGYSIGIGYEWKFLDRFTLQGQILHLDMKGPSSFRSNEFRLDATPFKFNQFGLDYQWKATGTEVNVKFSSKIKGDLSLFVEASNMTLNNKLQSGYITENDGGGNSDPSQILAKVYAPQILIPMLLDSKTVLTYVQVGANYRFNF from the coding sequence ATGAAAATAATGATTCCCTTATGGTTCGCGGCGCTTTTTTTTGCAAACTTATCTCTTCGTAGTGAAACGATTCTCCTCAAGTCCGGAGAAAAATGGGAAGGTTCCGTTTTAGCCCAAGACAAAGATTCTGTGACTGTCAAACTTGCAGACGGTAACACAAAAGTGTTTTCGAAGTCAGTGATCCAAAAAGTTTCCTTTGGGAAAAAATCGGAATCCTCCACTCTTAAAAAAGAACCTCAAATTTCCGAAAAAGAAAAGAAAATCAAAGAAGAAAAAGAACTCGCAGAAAAACAAAAACAAGAAGCGGAGGATCTTAAAGCCAAGGAAGGAAAACAAAAAATTAGAGAGGAACAACTTTCTAATGCAAAACGTCATTATTTAGAAGGTTCTTTCGGTGTCGGAAGTGGTGAAAGCCAATCGGAGCTTCGTCCTTTCTTTCAAACCATTCAGTTGGCTGGTCTTATTTTTGGGAGCGGCGGACAAGTTGAGTTACAATCCACTCCTTACAAAACTAAAAATCAAAGTGGGACAGCGCGTTTGTTTTATGCCTGGGACAGGTTTACCTTTGAGATCCGAGGAACGGAAGCGAAGGGAAATTTCGATGTCGGTGGCTTACAAACTCTTTCTTACGGAAGTGGGGGTGGCTCATCTACCAGTACTGACAGTACTACTAATGTTCTTCTTGGAAACGGCGAAACAAAGTTTCAAAAATTTTCTTCCAGAGTTGGTTTTACTCCTTATCCACATCCAGTTTTAGATCTTCAAATTTTGGCAGGGGTGGAGAGAATTTGGACAAAGACAACACAAGAAGTCGATAGTGTCGGAGGGATTACCGCCACCGGAATGAATCCTAACCGAGTGAGTTACCGGGAGACTGACAATTCATTAAAAGGTTATAGTATTGGTATCGGGTATGAATGGAAATTTTTGGATCGGTTCACCTTACAAGGACAGATTTTACATTTAGATATGAAGGGCCCGTCTTCGTTTCGAAGTAACGAGTTCCGATTGGATGCCACTCCTTTTAAATTCAATCAATTTGGCCTAGACTACCAATGGAAAGCCACGGGAACCGAAGTGAATGTAAAATTTTCCAGCAAAATCAAAGGTGACTTAAGTTTGTTTGTGGAAGCAAGCAACATGACACTGAATAACAAATTGCAGTCGGGTTATATCACCGAAAATGATGGCGGAGGCAATTCGGATCCGTCACAAATCTTAGCGAAAGTTTATGCTCCTCAGATATTAATCCCTATGTTATTAGATTCGAAGACGGTGCTTACTTACGTTCAAGTTGGTGCAAACTATCGTTTTAATTTTTGA
- a CDS encoding adenylate/guanylate cyclase domain-containing protein, giving the protein MKKSIVDEILISREMKNEKTVAIVRFVIFSIASLLDYLSYFQVINYTIVTPTFITLLLDTVFLVFAGIVLLFLNHYPYKPYLKFFTITLDYIIIGLMIYFDPTVQKGSGVIYFIAMISAIFIYQFNLLRHSKIGTIYGAFLAFVFLLVISIGLGEGYPIDFIPMIIGLGMILAIGYVTTVSNIEMVKEANAKQMMERYLPSQLVSEFYKNKAQLEPGGENKEVTILFSDIRSFTKFSEQRSAEEVVFFLNDYLSRMTDVIFRFNGTIDKFIGDAIMTIFGAPFKQVDDALRAVKSAVAMIYELEKLNQKMVNPQDKLQVGIGIHTGEAIVGNIGSDRRLDYTVIGDNVNLASRIEGLTKHYNCSILISETTYKQIEGKYSLDDGFEIREIDRVIVKGKSNPITVYEVVCLDI; this is encoded by the coding sequence ATGAAAAAATCAATCGTGGATGAGATTTTAATCTCCAGAGAGATGAAAAACGAGAAAACTGTAGCAATTGTTAGATTTGTGATCTTTTCTATCGCATCTCTCCTCGATTATTTATCTTATTTCCAAGTGATCAACTATACGATTGTCACACCAACTTTCATCACTCTCTTGTTGGATACAGTATTTTTGGTATTTGCAGGAATTGTGCTTCTTTTCCTAAACCATTATCCTTATAAACCATATTTGAAATTTTTTACTATCACGTTAGATTATATCATTATTGGACTTATGATTTATTTTGATCCAACAGTTCAAAAAGGCAGTGGTGTTATCTATTTTATCGCTATGATTAGCGCCATATTCATTTACCAATTCAACCTACTAAGACATTCAAAAATAGGCACGATTTACGGAGCTTTTTTAGCATTTGTTTTTCTTCTCGTGATTTCAATTGGATTAGGCGAAGGATATCCTATCGATTTTATTCCCATGATCATTGGATTGGGGATGATCCTTGCCATTGGTTATGTAACAACAGTTTCCAATATTGAAATGGTGAAAGAGGCAAATGCAAAGCAGATGATGGAAAGATATCTTCCCTCTCAGCTAGTGAGTGAATTTTACAAAAACAAAGCACAGCTTGAACCTGGTGGCGAAAACAAAGAGGTAACGATTCTTTTTTCCGACATCAGATCATTTACCAAATTCTCAGAACAACGATCTGCAGAAGAAGTCGTCTTTTTTTTGAATGATTATTTATCTCGAATGACTGATGTAATATTTCGATTCAACGGTACAATTGATAAGTTTATCGGTGATGCTATCATGACCATATTCGGTGCTCCATTCAAACAAGTTGATGACGCACTCCGTGCAGTTAAATCCGCTGTTGCAATGATATATGAACTAGAAAAGTTAAACCAAAAAATGGTGAATCCACAAGACAAATTACAAGTGGGAATCGGAATTCATACAGGTGAAGCCATTGTTGGAAATATTGGCTCAGACAGAAGGTTGGATTATACAGTAATCGGTGACAATGTAAACTTGGCGTCTAGAATCGAAGGATTAACGAAACATTACAATTGCTCGATCTTAATATCTGAGACAACTTACAAACAAATAGAAGGTAAATATTCCTTAGATGATGGTTTTGAAATTCGAGAAATTGATAGAGTCATCGTCAAAGGTAAATCAAATCCAATCACTGTGTATGAAGTTGTTTGTTTAGATATTTAA
- a CDS encoding AgmX/PglI C-terminal domain-containing protein, with product MKKQIPYQKEIILVTITTLILSILYFLFLRPNSNGNQFTPPSMEVDKKGLSPYHKREVNFTITKHKRKIQICYNLYLETKPKIEEGKIQFDWQIEPNGVPKKVELIQSDFTSDTLIGCIQNEIKSWEFPPPPDRSRNTYAEYTFFFKKDVNLPK from the coding sequence ATGAAAAAACAGATTCCCTATCAAAAAGAAATCATTCTTGTCACAATAACTACCCTTATCTTAAGCATTTTGTATTTTCTTTTCCTTCGACCAAACTCAAATGGAAATCAATTCACGCCACCCTCAATGGAAGTGGATAAAAAAGGTCTCTCACCTTACCACAAACGAGAAGTGAATTTTACCATCACCAAACACAAACGGAAAATTCAAATTTGTTACAATTTATACTTAGAAACAAAACCTAAAATCGAAGAAGGCAAAATCCAATTCGATTGGCAAATCGAACCCAATGGAGTTCCCAAAAAAGTGGAACTCATCCAATCCGATTTTACATCTGATACCCTCATCGGTTGTATTCAAAATGAAATCAAGTCTTGGGAATTTCCTCCTCCGCCTGATAGGTCACGTAATACTTATGCAGAATATACTTTTTTCTTTAAAAAGGATGTGAATCTTCCAAAATAA
- a CDS encoding HD-GYP domain-containing protein — protein sequence MSDSPLIPPDQLAKFEFNDDQLSSYRKSKQIPLDLYDRNGKLIMAKKKNATEEDFGKLLKIELQGAYCLSIDTKHLRITSGETTDPRQTKLFDPDKTTDFAKQTESLILELKKEAFNSEHALRLHKSIGKVLDDFTSNPDFESGLFNILEILNHAGVPVESELMTKRTIVAMGMKVRTKKIGVGDDNKPNKKDHLSVMTASFLADIGYSKLVLPDKPNLTKEEYNAIQQHPIISYLMTLAAPEITQEIRTLVLNHHRPFRGNSINNNFPDNNTVFRKLMLIRDKFIKDPSKKMIVADIDAQLRIQESNVNSVNFEEDIAILSLASEYASLTTNQPWRPAFSSATALKMIVNDSFFSYSNRNIRHLLDYVGASLTNNQNIINVGDYVITASIDSEKQAHFDICKILEVDRFQTRPKIQRLCTIKPLFKKGIKYRIADFDINEIRIDKRRAVIDLAGQTSSTQRIIYIIDPEMNAPLYDAVTKMELP from the coding sequence TTGAGCGATTCTCCCTTAATTCCCCCTGACCAACTTGCTAAATTTGAATTTAATGATGATCAGCTTAGCAGTTATCGTAAGAGCAAACAAATCCCACTCGATCTTTATGATCGGAACGGCAAACTCATCATGGCAAAAAAAAAGAACGCAACGGAAGAGGATTTTGGCAAACTTCTAAAGATTGAGTTGCAAGGAGCCTATTGCCTCTCAATTGACACAAAACATTTGCGCATTACATCGGGAGAAACAACAGACCCTCGCCAAACCAAACTTTTTGATCCAGACAAAACAACAGATTTTGCAAAACAAACCGAATCATTGATCTTAGAGTTAAAAAAAGAAGCCTTTAATTCGGAACATGCTCTCAGATTACACAAATCAATAGGAAAAGTTTTAGATGACTTCACAAGCAATCCAGATTTTGAATCTGGATTATTTAATATATTAGAGATTTTGAATCATGCTGGTGTACCAGTTGAATCGGAATTAATGACAAAACGAACAATTGTTGCGATGGGTATGAAAGTCCGAACCAAAAAGATAGGTGTAGGTGATGATAACAAACCAAACAAAAAAGACCATCTTTCCGTGATGACAGCAAGTTTTCTCGCTGATATAGGTTATTCAAAATTAGTATTACCAGACAAACCAAATCTAACTAAAGAAGAATACAATGCAATCCAACAACACCCGATTATCAGTTATTTGATGACACTTGCGGCACCAGAAATTACACAAGAGATTCGAACTTTAGTTTTAAACCATCATAGACCTTTTCGAGGGAATTCGATTAACAATAACTTCCCTGACAATAATACAGTGTTTAGAAAGTTAATGTTAATTAGAGATAAGTTTATAAAAGACCCAAGTAAAAAAATGATCGTAGCTGATATCGATGCACAACTTCGGATCCAAGAATCGAATGTGAACTCAGTCAATTTCGAAGAAGATATAGCAATTTTGTCTCTTGCTAGTGAATATGCAAGTTTAACAACAAACCAACCATGGAGACCTGCATTCAGTTCAGCAACAGCATTAAAAATGATTGTGAATGATTCGTTTTTTTCCTATAGCAATCGAAACATTCGCCATTTACTAGATTATGTTGGTGCTAGTTTAACAAATAATCAGAATATTATCAACGTGGGTGATTACGTCATCACAGCGTCTATTGATTCAGAAAAACAGGCACATTTTGATATTTGCAAAATTTTAGAAGTTGATCGTTTTCAGACACGTCCAAAAATCCAAAGGTTATGCACCATCAAACCTTTGTTTAAAAAAGGGATTAAATATCGAATTGCTGATTTTGATATCAACGAAATTCGTATAGACAAACGCAGAGCGGTAATAGACCTTGCAGGCCAAACTTCCAGTACACAAAGGATCATTTACATCATTGATCCAGAAATGAACGCACCTCTTTATGATGCAGTCACTAAAATGGAATTACCTTAA
- a CDS encoding ankyrin repeat domain-containing protein — MKRTIYLALSFLLLTIQCANLQTMSEDRFQNLYFQVATGNTERVRQLIKQGYDINTPEDTFEKLTPLMIASKEGHTEIVSLLVSTNVDLNAKTRNGHTALMMAAYNRYPRIVKILLDAGANPNLVTNEGHTALSEILLSEKEEIVRLLIEKGAK, encoded by the coding sequence ATGAAACGAACAATTTACCTTGCACTCAGTTTTCTCCTTTTGACAATTCAATGTGCTAATCTACAAACCATGTCAGAAGATCGATTTCAGAATTTGTATTTCCAGGTCGCAACAGGAAATACGGAAAGAGTCAGACAACTTATCAAACAAGGTTATGATATAAACACACCTGAAGATACCTTTGAAAAACTAACGCCTCTTATGATTGCTTCAAAAGAAGGTCACACTGAAATTGTATCACTATTAGTTTCAACAAATGTAGATTTAAATGCAAAAACGAGAAATGGGCATACCGCATTAATGATGGCAGCTTACAATCGCTATCCGAGAATTGTAAAGATATTACTCGATGCAGGAGCAAATCCAAATTTAGTCACAAATGAAGGTCATACCGCCTTATCTGAAATTCTCCTTTCAGAAAAGGAAGAGATTGTTCGGTTATTGATAGAAAAAGGTGCAAAATGA
- a CDS encoding lactonase family protein, with protein sequence MKNQFYVVKLFFSFFLWFLNHQCAPTKLNGPCDPKSESFLLSALLEFGSTDETYLCPIFSGLNPLRVDYGTDFLVFRQGEPIVNLNPYTSEPIEHCESTPALPQGVNLNESTCAISGIPIVGMNSTKYFIFAKSRSKQTTIPLVIKSLFASKFVFVGSELGPINSYTINQTSGALNAGANIAGGVTEMEISPNQKYLTITSFSTNTITQLSINPTNGNLTLVGSLPSGGTPISIAYHPTKELLYLRNDFSITTFSVDLSSGDLNLIDSLPMSYTGLKSKIEVEPFGNYLYSINSNGNMIDTYRVDPISGLLNGNPIQSISTVYKPNEFVNSATGKSIYTVNSLDNNVSIFQIDTSSGILNTYYLPSPTTGVGLNSIVGDPTGRFVYGTNTDSETVAKFGTNPVNGDLYSLLPFTTSTGALTRPMGIATDTQGRFLYITNFQANNVGIYLINQNDGSLIPNGTVGSTNFPTDIVTAGVNP encoded by the coding sequence ATGAAAAATCAATTCTATGTTGTAAAATTATTTTTTAGTTTCTTTTTGTGGTTTTTAAATCATCAATGTGCACCGACCAAATTGAATGGTCCATGTGACCCGAAAAGTGAAAGTTTTCTACTTTCCGCCTTGTTGGAGTTTGGTTCTACCGACGAGACTTACTTATGCCCAATATTCTCCGGATTGAATCCTTTGCGTGTGGATTATGGAACTGATTTTCTTGTTTTTAGACAAGGAGAACCTATTGTTAATTTAAACCCATATACTTCAGAGCCCATCGAACATTGTGAATCTACTCCTGCATTGCCACAAGGCGTAAATTTGAATGAATCAACTTGCGCGATTTCGGGAATTCCAATTGTAGGAATGAATTCTACAAAATATTTTATTTTTGCAAAAAGCCGCAGTAAACAAACAACGATTCCACTTGTGATAAAGTCATTGTTTGCTTCCAAATTTGTATTTGTTGGATCAGAGTTAGGTCCTATAAATTCCTATACAATCAATCAAACATCAGGTGCACTAAATGCTGGAGCAAATATTGCTGGAGGTGTAACCGAAATGGAAATTAGTCCCAATCAAAAATATTTAACAATCACCAGTTTTTCTACTAACACGATTACTCAGTTATCAATCAATCCAACAAATGGAAATTTAACTTTAGTGGGATCTTTACCAAGTGGTGGGACTCCGATTAGCATTGCTTACCATCCGACAAAAGAATTATTATACTTAAGGAATGACTTTAGCATTACCACTTTTTCCGTAGATCTTTCCAGCGGGGATCTAAATTTAATTGATTCTTTACCTATGAGCTATACTGGTCTTAAATCAAAAATCGAAGTAGAACCATTTGGAAATTATTTGTACAGTATTAATTCAAATGGAAATATGATTGATACTTATCGGGTTGATCCAATTTCGGGATTATTGAATGGTAATCCTATACAATCGATTTCAACTGTATATAAACCTAATGAATTTGTAAACAGTGCCACAGGCAAAAGCATATATACTGTAAATAGCTTAGACAATAACGTATCGATTTTTCAAATCGATACTAGTTCCGGTATTTTGAATACCTATTATCTACCTAGCCCCACAACTGGAGTCGGTTTGAATTCGATTGTCGGCGATCCAACGGGAAGGTTTGTTTATGGGACTAACACGGACTCGGAAACTGTAGCTAAGTTCGGAACAAATCCTGTGAATGGAGATTTATATTCCTTATTACCGTTTACGACTAGTACTGGCGCGTTAACCCGGCCAATGGGAATTGCAACGGATACCCAAGGTAGGTTTTTGTACATAACAAATTTTCAAGCAAATAACGTGGGAATCTATTTAATCAACCAAAATGATGGAAGTTTAATTCCGAATGGCACTGTCGGTTCAACTAATTTTCCAACTGATATTGTAACAGCAGGTGTTAATCCTTAA
- a CDS encoding methyl-accepting chemotaxis protein: MIKQTLHSLNSLNIRSQMMIFIFLVLNLVLGPIFYLVYQSAKSQIIDIGAELFKTLATDSVAVIDLLNEDVKAGKISLEDAKERARLYILGPKGPDGVRDLSKGKMSAKLDMRVWASLPNGVFTMNPFNIEGVNLWDYQVDGKYTVRDTWSNKERTGKIVYEIWQEGKEPTHSWIAYQIYYEPWDWIVGSGGREAIFYEERLKSLSYLFFFGAIFASVISLVFSYFFAAIFARKINHVKSLIGKAREGDLTSRSNHIYKDEIGSLLTDFDQMTNSLRTMIQVVSQSSNEVLRSADKLIESAKGSANVAATISESMTTVRNNSNTQLEAFSENKSAVEENTIAITKIAEATYVVSELSNGVLEKVEEGQDIVRKTIHQMEIINSSVNGISSSINTLGANSKAIGQIVETINQIASQTNLLALNAAIEAARAGDEGKGFAVVADEVRKLAERSERATKQISVIIDEIQKNTLDSIQMMEKGNQDVGVGVEMVNVVGNTFQLIIAAIKKVNDEIHGVSSTTEEISASTEELNANTVQLIELTNIINESTKEVSISSDSQLSEVSAVKEAANRLSELAKDLNQEIGKFKI; the protein is encoded by the coding sequence ATGATAAAACAAACTCTTCATAGCCTAAATTCTCTTAACATCCGTTCCCAAATGATGATCTTTATTTTTTTGGTTCTTAATTTAGTCCTTGGACCCATTTTTTATCTCGTCTATCAATCTGCAAAAAGCCAAATTATAGATATTGGTGCTGAATTGTTTAAAACTTTAGCTACTGATTCAGTGGCCGTCATAGATCTGTTAAATGAGGATGTAAAGGCCGGAAAAATAAGCCTAGAGGATGCCAAAGAAAGAGCCAGGCTGTATATTTTGGGTCCTAAAGGTCCTGATGGGGTTCGCGATTTGTCCAAAGGAAAAATGTCAGCCAAATTGGATATGAGAGTTTGGGCATCTCTGCCGAATGGTGTTTTTACAATGAACCCTTTTAATATTGAAGGAGTGAATCTCTGGGATTACCAAGTCGATGGAAAATATACGGTTCGAGACACTTGGTCCAATAAAGAAAGAACCGGAAAAATAGTTTATGAAATTTGGCAAGAGGGAAAGGAACCAACGCATTCTTGGATTGCTTATCAGATTTATTATGAACCTTGGGATTGGATTGTTGGTTCTGGCGGAAGAGAGGCCATTTTTTACGAAGAGCGCCTTAAGTCACTTTCCTACTTATTCTTTTTCGGTGCCATTTTTGCTTCCGTAATTTCGTTAGTTTTTTCCTATTTTTTTGCCGCTATTTTTGCTCGAAAGATCAATCATGTGAAGTCGCTTATTGGAAAAGCTAGAGAAGGTGATTTGACTTCAAGATCAAATCATATATATAAAGATGAAATTGGATCACTGCTAACCGATTTTGATCAAATGACAAATAGTCTGCGCACTATGATACAGGTTGTTTCACAATCTTCAAATGAAGTTTTGCGATCAGCAGATAAGTTGATCGAAAGTGCAAAAGGTTCTGCTAACGTAGCTGCTACGATATCAGAATCAATGACAACTGTGCGAAATAATTCAAATACACAGTTAGAAGCTTTTTCTGAAAATAAATCTGCAGTAGAGGAAAATACGATTGCTATCACAAAAATCGCAGAGGCCACATATGTGGTTTCGGAATTGTCAAATGGTGTTTTGGAAAAAGTAGAAGAAGGCCAAGACATAGTAAGAAAAACCATTCATCAAATGGAGATCATTAATTCATCAGTGAATGGAATTTCTTCTAGCATCAACACTCTTGGTGCAAACTCGAAAGCAATTGGACAAATTGTTGAAACAATCAACCAGATAGCGAGCCAAACAAATCTACTTGCTCTCAATGCAGCAATAGAAGCAGCTCGGGCAGGAGACGAAGGAAAAGGATTTGCTGTTGTTGCCGATGAAGTTAGAAAATTAGCAGAACGATCAGAAAGAGCCACTAAACAAATTTCTGTGATCATAGATGAAATTCAAAAAAACACACTTGATTCCATTCAGATGATGGAAAAAGGAAATCAGGACGTGGGAGTTGGGGTAGAGATGGTTAACGTTGTCGGAAATACATTTCAATTGATTATCGCTGCAATAAAGAAAGTCAATGATGAAATTCATGGTGTTTCCTCAACCACTGAAGAAATATCTGCGAGTACTGAAGAGCTCAATGCAAATACAGTCCAATTGATTGAATTGACTAACATCATCAACGAAAGTACAAAAGAAGTTTCAATTTCATCAGATTCTCAATTGTCTGAAGTATCGGCTGTAAAAGAAGCTGCGAATCGATTAAGTGAACTTGCAAAGGATTTAAATCAAGAAATCGGAAAGTTTAAAATTTAA